One genomic region from Streptomyces venezuelae encodes:
- a CDS encoding ribose-phosphate diphosphokinase — MTGIKTTGEKKLMLFSGRAHPELAEEVAHQLGVGLVPTKAFDFANGEIYVRFQESARGADCFLIQSHTAPINKWIMEQLIMIDALKRASARSITVIIPSYGYARQDKKHRGREPISARLVADLLKTSGADRILTVDLHTDQIQGFFDGPVDHLSALPVLADYVGAKVDRSKLTIVSPDAGRVRVADRWCDRLDAPLAIVHKRRDKDVANQVTVHEVVGDVKGRVCVLVDDMVDTGGTICAAADALFAHGAEDVIVTATHGILSGPAADRLKNSKVSEFVFTDTLPVPGALELDKITVLSIAPTIARAVREVFEDGSVTSLFEEH, encoded by the coding sequence GTGACCGGGATCAAGACGACCGGCGAGAAGAAGCTGATGCTCTTCTCCGGCCGCGCCCACCCCGAGCTGGCCGAGGAGGTCGCGCACCAGCTGGGCGTCGGCCTCGTTCCCACCAAGGCGTTCGACTTCGCCAACGGTGAGATCTACGTCCGCTTCCAGGAGTCGGCCCGCGGTGCGGACTGCTTCCTGATCCAGAGCCACACGGCTCCGATCAACAAGTGGATCATGGAGCAGCTGATCATGATCGATGCTCTGAAGCGGGCCTCGGCCCGGAGCATCACCGTGATCATCCCGTCGTACGGCTACGCCCGTCAGGACAAGAAGCACCGCGGTCGCGAGCCGATCTCGGCCCGTCTGGTCGCGGACCTGCTGAAGACCTCGGGCGCGGACCGCATCCTGACCGTGGACCTGCACACCGACCAGATCCAGGGCTTCTTCGACGGTCCGGTGGACCACCTGTCCGCTCTCCCGGTCCTCGCGGACTACGTGGGTGCGAAGGTCGACCGCTCGAAGCTGACGATCGTCTCCCCGGACGCCGGGCGCGTGCGGGTCGCCGACCGCTGGTGCGACCGTCTCGACGCCCCGCTGGCGATCGTGCACAAGCGCCGTGACAAGGACGTCGCCAACCAGGTCACCGTCCACGAGGTCGTCGGTGACGTGAAGGGCCGTGTCTGTGTCCTGGTGGACGACATGGTCGACACCGGTGGCACGATCTGCGCCGCCGCGGACGCCCTGTTCGCGCACGGTGCCGAGGACGTCATCGTGACGGCCACGCACGGCATCCTGTCGGGCCCGGCCGCCGACCGTCTGAAGAACTCCAAGGTCAGCGAGTTCGTCTTCACGGACACGCTGCCGGTTCCGGGTGCCCTTGAGCTCGACAAGATCACGGTTCTGTCGATCGCGCCGACGATCGCCCGCGCCGTGCGCGAGGTGTTCGAGGACGGCTCGGTGACGAGCCTCTTCGAGGAGCACTGA
- the glmU gene encoding bifunctional UDP-N-acetylglucosamine diphosphorylase/glucosamine-1-phosphate N-acetyltransferase GlmU, with product MSANRPAAVVVLAAGEGTRMKSKTPKVLHEIAGRSLVGHVVSAARELEPEHLVVVVGHAREQVRGHLEAHYAGTRTAVQEEQNGTGHAVRMALEELGKTPEGTVVVVCGDTPLLSGETLKALAGTHAADGNAVTVLTAEVPDSTGYGRIVRDAETGAVTEIVEHKDATAAQLAIREINSGVFAFDGKLLAEALGQVRTDNSQGEEYLTDVLSILREAGHRVGASVAGDHREILGINNRVQLAEARGLLNQRLLERAMMAGVTIVDPSSVLVDVAVTFEADAVILPGTQLLGSTHVAEDAVVGPNTRLQNTRVGKGARVDNTVADTAVVGEGASVGPYAYLRPGTNLGTKAKAGTYVEMKNATIGEGTKVPHLSYVGDATIGEYTNIGAASVFVNYDGEAKHHTTVGSHCKTGSDNMFVAPVTIGDGAYTAAGSVITKDVPAGALAVARGQQRNIEGWVARKRPGSAAAQAALVASEDAASES from the coding sequence GTCGGGCATGTCGTGTCCGCCGCCCGGGAGCTCGAGCCCGAGCACCTCGTCGTGGTCGTCGGGCACGCCCGTGAGCAGGTGCGCGGCCACCTGGAGGCGCACTACGCCGGGACCCGGACCGCCGTGCAGGAGGAGCAGAACGGCACCGGGCACGCGGTGCGCATGGCCCTGGAGGAGCTGGGCAAGACGCCCGAGGGGACCGTCGTCGTGGTGTGCGGCGACACTCCGCTGCTGTCCGGCGAGACCCTCAAGGCGCTGGCCGGCACGCACGCCGCCGACGGCAACGCCGTGACCGTGCTGACCGCCGAGGTGCCGGACTCCACCGGCTACGGCCGGATCGTGCGCGACGCCGAGACGGGCGCCGTGACCGAGATCGTCGAGCACAAGGACGCCACCGCCGCGCAGCTCGCCATCCGCGAGATCAACTCCGGTGTGTTCGCGTTCGACGGGAAGCTGCTCGCCGAGGCGCTCGGTCAGGTGCGGACGGACAACAGCCAGGGCGAGGAGTACCTCACCGACGTGCTGTCGATCCTGCGCGAGGCCGGTCACCGCGTCGGCGCCTCCGTCGCCGGTGACCACCGCGAGATCCTCGGGATCAACAACCGCGTGCAGCTCGCCGAGGCCCGTGGCCTGCTGAACCAGCGGCTCCTGGAGCGCGCCATGATGGCCGGCGTCACGATCGTCGACCCCTCTTCCGTCCTCGTGGACGTGGCCGTCACCTTCGAGGCCGATGCCGTCATCCTGCCGGGTACGCAGCTCCTCGGCTCGACGCACGTCGCCGAGGACGCCGTGGTCGGCCCGAACACCCGCCTGCAGAACACCCGCGTCGGCAAGGGCGCCCGGGTGGACAACACGGTCGCGGACACCGCCGTCGTCGGCGAGGGCGCCTCCGTGGGTCCGTACGCGTACCTCCGTCCGGGCACGAACCTCGGCACGAAGGCCAAGGCCGGCACGTACGTCGAGATGAAGAACGCGACGATCGGCGAGGGCACGAAGGTCCCCCACCTGTCGTACGTCGGCGACGCGACGATCGGCGAGTACACGAACATCGGCGCCGCGAGCGTGTTCGTGAACTACGACGGCGAGGCGAAGCACCACACCACGGTCGGGTCCCACTGCAAGACCGGTTCGGACAACATGTTTGTGGCTCCCGTCACGATCGGGGACGGCGCCTACACCGCCGCCGGGTCCGTGATCACGAAGGACGTCCCGGCCGGTGCACTGGCCGTGGCCCGGGGCCAGCAGCGGAATATCGAGGGTTGGGTGGCCCGGAAGCGGCCCGGAAGCGCTGCCGCGCAGGCCGCCCTGGTCGCCTCGGAGGACGCCGCAAGCGAAAGCTGA
- a CDS encoding serine hydrolase — protein MTAHAAARRRITTAFADAGVTGQLHAVDIDTGTALGVGSDTLVPTASVHKLCLVATLYRQSSLGLVDPTRPVDIPAENRAPGATGLSAMRDAARLSLRDLASLAVAVSDNTAADLLWDTLGLDTVNATMTGLGLTRTHAVQTMRELFATVREDAAGEPAALTDPAVVARLRALDPTRTNRSTPREITALLTAVWRDEVCPGEYGEELRAVLGLQAWSHRLAAGFPFDDVRVSGKTGSLPTLRHEAGVVEYPDGGRYAVAVFTRAASTDVTLPAADAVIGGAARIAVDALRT, from the coding sequence GTGACCGCGCACGCCGCCGCCCGCCGCCGCATCACCACGGCCTTCGCCGACGCGGGCGTCACCGGCCAGCTCCACGCCGTCGACATCGACACCGGCACCGCGCTCGGCGTCGGCTCCGACACCCTCGTACCGACCGCCAGCGTCCACAAGCTCTGCCTCGTCGCCACCCTCTACCGGCAGTCGTCCCTCGGCCTCGTCGACCCGACCAGGCCCGTCGACATCCCCGCCGAGAACCGTGCCCCGGGCGCCACCGGCCTCTCCGCCATGCGCGACGCCGCCCGGCTCTCCCTCCGCGACCTCGCGAGCCTCGCCGTCGCCGTCAGCGACAACACCGCCGCCGACCTCCTCTGGGACACCCTCGGCCTCGACACCGTCAACGCCACCATGACCGGCCTCGGACTGACCAGGACCCACGCCGTCCAGACCATGCGGGAACTCTTCGCCACCGTCCGCGAGGACGCCGCCGGCGAACCCGCCGCCCTCACCGACCCCGCCGTCGTCGCCCGCCTCCGCGCCCTCGACCCCACCCGCACCAACCGCTCGACCCCCCGCGAGATCACCGCCCTGCTCACCGCCGTCTGGCGCGACGAGGTCTGCCCGGGGGAGTACGGCGAGGAGCTGCGGGCCGTCCTCGGCCTCCAGGCCTGGAGCCACCGCCTCGCCGCGGGCTTCCCCTTCGACGACGTGCGCGTCAGCGGGAAGACCGGCTCCCTGCCCACGCTCCGGCACGAGGCCGGCGTCGTCGAGTACCCCGACGGCGGCCGCTACGCCGTCGCCGTCTTCACCCGAGCGGCCTCCACGGACGTGACGCTCCCGGCGGCGGACGCGGTGATCGGCGGGGCGGCGAGGATCGCGGTGGACGCGCTCAGGACATGA